A window from Salvia miltiorrhiza cultivar Shanhuang (shh) chromosome 2, IMPLAD_Smil_shh, whole genome shotgun sequence encodes these proteins:
- the LOC131011335 gene encoding serine/threonine-protein kinase RHS3-like, whose amino-acid sequence MNETTRGDHVCDTGKMEAAEKHSHEVKRSVEAAVAKGSANPSVSCDPLSVNPHSFPCPLPTSRNGSHPNVTSPCSTKTSNAAKTSQSSMSHGWGGSGSGSNSRSDSLDSTSSAPLKPHTGGDVRWDAITCASSRESPLGLTNFRLLKRLGYGDIGSVYLVELRGSNTFFAMKVMDKASLASRNKLLRAQTEREILGLLDHPFLPTLYSYFETEKFYCLVMEFCSGGNLHSLRQKQPNKHFTEEAARFYASEVLLALEYLHMLGIVYRDLKPENVLVREEGHIMLSDFDLSLRCSVNPTLVKSSSTHAASDANGAILDDENAVRGCIQPSGFLPYFLPSKKNRKSKSDFGLGNNPNSLPELMAEPTNVRSMSFVGTHEYLAPEIIRGEGHGSAVDWWTFGIFLYELLHGTTPFKGAGNRATLFNVVGQPLKFPDTPQVSSSAKDLIKGLLIKEPHKRIAYKRGATEIKQHPFFEGVNWALVRSAAPPHVPEPVDFRQFASKDPAHSEKKIADMGGDHKNQSSSSADSSYVEFEYF is encoded by the exons ATGAACGAGACGACAAGAGGAGATCATGTGTGTGATACGGGCAAGATGGAGGCAGCTGAGAAACATTCACACGAGGTGAAGAGATCAGTCGAAGCAGCGGTGGCGAAGGGAAGTGCAAATCCCTCTGTATCATGTGATCCTCTATCCGTAAATCCTCATTCATTCCCATGCCCATTACCAACTTCCAGAAACGGATCCCATCCAAACGTAACGTCCCCCTGCAGCACGAAGACGAGCAATGCCGCCAAGACTAGTCAATCAAGCATGAGCCACGGCTGGGGCGGCAGTGGCAGTGGCAGCAACAGCCGGAGCGACAGCTTAGATAGCACGAGCAGCGCCCCCCTGAAGCCCCACACAGGGGGTGATGTGAGATGGGATGCCATAACCTGTGCCTCTTCAAGAGAATCGCCTCTCGGCCTCACCAACTTTCGCCTCTTGAAGAGGCTCGGTTATGGAGATATCGGGAGCGTGTACCTTGTTGAGCTCCGGGGAAGCAACACGTTCTTCGCCATGAAAGTTATGGACAAGGCTTCTCTTGCAAGCAGGAATAAGCTGCTCCGAGCTCAGACAGAGAGGGAGATTCTTGGCCTTCTCGACCACCCTTTCTTGCCTACGTTATATTCTTACTTTGAGACTGAGAAGTTTTATTGCTTGGTCATGGAGTTCTGCAGTGGAGGCAACCTTCATTCTCTAAGGCAAAAGCAGCCCAATAAGCATTTTACAGAGGAAGCTGCTAG ATTTTACGCATCAGAGGTGCTGTTGGCGCTAGAGTATCTGCATATGCTAGGCATCGTGTATCGCGACCTAAAGCCCGAAAACGTACTAGTGCGAGAGGAGGGCCACATCATGCTCTCCGACTTCGACTTATCCCTGCGCTGCTCCGTCAACCCCACGCTCGTGAAGTCCTCGTCGACACACGCCGCATCCGACGCCAACGGGGCCATCTTGGACGACGAGAACGCCGTCCGCGGCTGCATCCAGCCGTCCGGCTTCCTCCCCTACTTCCTCCCGAGCAAGAAGAACCGGAAATCCAAGTCCGATTTCGGGCTGGGCAACAACCCCAACTCCCTCCCCGAGCTCATGGCCGAGCCCACCAACGTGCGCTCCATGTCCTTTGTCGGGACCCACGAGTACCTCGCCCCGGAGATCATCCGGGGCGAGGGCCACGGCAGCGCGGTGGACTGGTGGACGTTCGGCATTTTCCTGTACGAGCTCCTGCACGGGACCACCCCGTTCAAGGGGGCCGGGAACCGGGCCACGCTCTTCAACGTGGTGGGGCAGCCCCTCAAGTTCCCGGACACGCCGCAGGTGAGCTCGAGCGCCAAGGATCTTATAAAGGGGCTGCTGATCAAGGAGCCGCACAAGCGGATCGCGTACAAGAGGGGGGCCACGGAGATCAAGCAGCACCCGTTCTTCGAGGGGGTGAACTGGGCTCTCGTAAGGAGCGCAGCGCCCCCTCACGTGCCGGAGCCCGTTGATTTTAGGCAGTTTGCCAGCAAGGATCCGGCGCATTCGGAGAAGAAGATTGCGGACATGGGAGGTGATCATAAGAACCAGAGCAGCTCATCGGCTGATTCTTCGTATGTTGAATTCGAGTATTTCTAG